The Candidatus Paceibacterota bacterium sequence GCTCCCAGAAATGAAGCTGAACGCATACCACCCAAAGAAAGATGATATTATCACCATTGAAACAAGCTCACTAGCAGGGAAATGGTCAATTTTCATGTTCTATCCTGCAGACTTCACCTTTGTCTGCCCAACAGAACTTGAGGAGATGGCAGAGCTCTATGAGGGAATTACAAAGGAGAATGCAGAAGTATTCTCAGTATCTACAGACACTGCATTCGCTCATAAGGCGTGGCATGATAGCTCACCAGCGATCAAGAAAGTGCAGTTCCCGATGATCGGTGACCCAACAGGAGAACTTGCTCTTCTTTTTGATGTATACATTCATGAGGAGGGAATGGCGCTTCGTGGTACCTTTATCGTTGATCCTGATGGTGTGCTCCGTACGATGGAGGTTCATGATAACTCAATTGGACGTTCTGCAAAGGAGACACTACGCAAGCTTCGCGCTGCAAAGTTTGTTCGTGAGCACGGTGGAAATGTTTGTCCTGCAGCCTGGGAGCCAGGAGCAGAGACACTCCAGCCAGGAATTAAGCTCGTCGGAAAGATCTAATAAAAAATACGGCGCAGGCCGTGTTTTTTTATTTTATCTTTATGCCAAGGAGTTGTATGAAATGCGTAACTTGAGAAAAATCAATCGTAGCTCCACGGAGTTGCTCTGGGGTTGCATGCATGCCATCGAGTTTAGAGCCGCTAAAGTCGATGTCCTTTAGCTTGGCATGAGAGAACTCAACATTCTCTAGTGAGCAATCAACGAAGGAAACATCGGTAAGTTCTGCAGCTTGAAAGTCTGCATCAGTGAGCACGCATTTTTCGAAGCGGACGTGCTTGAGTTTCGAAAAGCGGAATAAAGCATAGTCGAGACTGCAGTCTTTGAAGGTTACGTGCTCAAGATTACTTGTGGTGAACTTTGTTCCCATAAGTCGAGATCCAAGAAATTCCACACGAAGCAGTCGCGCTTTTTCTATATCAGCATTGAGCAGGTTTGTTTTCTCAAGAAAAACGTCGGTCAGTTTTAGTCCAATGAGTGCGGAGTCGGTAAGTTCAGTACGGGAGATGCGAGAGGACTCAATGGTAACGTCTGATGCCTCGCTTCCCATTGCATCGATACCGCTGAGGTCAAGATTCTCAAAAAATGAGTCATCGGAGAGT is a genomic window containing:
- a CDS encoding redoxin domain-containing protein; the encoded protein is MTDCNDCTNCGPMRIGAKLPEMKLNAYHPKKDDIITIETSSLAGKWSIFMFYPADFTFVCPTELEEMAELYEGITKENAEVFSVSTDTAFAHKAWHDSSPAIKKVQFPMIGDPTGELALLFDVYIHEEGMALRGTFIVDPDGVLRTMEVHDNSIGRSAKETLRKLRAAKFVREHGGNVCPAAWEPGAETLQPGIKLVGKI
- a CDS encoding pentapeptide repeat-containing protein produces the protein MPPKPPLLPKPDKLTSLEFISLSDDSFFENLDLSGIDAMGSEASDVTIESSRISRTELTDSALIGLKLTDVFLEKTNLLNADIEKARLLRVEFLGSRLMGTKFTTSNLEHVTFKDCSLDYALFRFSKLKHVRFEKCVLTDADFQAAELTDVSFVDCSLENVEFSHAKLKDIDFSGSKLDGMHATPEQLRGATIDFSQVTHFIQLLGIKIK